Proteins encoded by one window of Halorussus salinus:
- a CDS encoding glycosyltransferase encodes MEVVLFDQYASGHHLEYASRMAAELNELGISVSFLGVKRTERHREFFEDVETSFLAEETAVTEHADSVEIVEEAAEFATRSGADVLYFLQIDDVTDAIYRSERHEGIDVVGEINGAFFRNAHLTAPFRSLLGVPILGDCHAEAFRRLPSWAIERVPSLVARTVGLYGCLRTGRLDSVLVHSPEAKRFVETFGFDVPISEIPDPLEPWFEWDSSRLDARSRLGLPDDEPIALYFGQLRDDKGIELLLEALRRYDGPAFQMVIAGPPDDMDKSDLTAVELPPQVSLWTDIEFVPQEDVPYYFLAADAVVVPYRRQFGAQRTSGVFQKACGALRPLVAPNFGTLGRRVTERGFGTIFEAGSPTALAESLAEVARGDTQADVESMRAYANRQTYERAAEMVIQSYEKC; translated from the coding sequence ATGGAAGTTGTCCTGTTCGACCAATATGCATCGGGCCACCATCTCGAATACGCGAGTCGGATGGCGGCCGAACTAAACGAACTCGGCATCTCGGTCTCATTTCTCGGTGTCAAGCGGACGGAACGTCACCGTGAGTTCTTCGAGGACGTTGAGACGTCGTTTCTCGCCGAGGAGACCGCCGTCACCGAACACGCCGACTCGGTCGAGATAGTCGAAGAGGCCGCCGAGTTCGCCACGCGAAGCGGTGCTGACGTACTTTATTTTCTCCAAATTGACGACGTGACAGACGCCATCTATCGGAGCGAGCGACACGAGGGAATCGACGTCGTTGGCGAGATTAACGGCGCATTCTTCCGGAATGCTCACCTCACAGCCCCGTTTCGGTCGCTTCTTGGCGTACCGATTCTCGGTGATTGTCACGCCGAAGCCTTCCGACGCCTTCCGTCGTGGGCCATCGAGCGCGTTCCCTCGCTGGTGGCCCGGACCGTCGGACTGTACGGTTGTCTGCGAACTGGTCGGTTGGACAGCGTTCTCGTTCACTCCCCAGAGGCGAAGCGGTTCGTGGAGACATTCGGGTTCGACGTGCCGATCTCGGAGATACCCGACCCACTCGAGCCGTGGTTCGAGTGGGATTCGTCTCGACTGGACGCCCGATCACGGCTCGGCCTGCCGGACGACGAACCGATTGCGCTCTACTTCGGTCAACTTCGAGACGACAAGGGAATCGAATTGCTACTCGAAGCACTTCGTCGATACGACGGTCCGGCCTTCCAGATGGTCATCGCCGGGCCTCCGGACGACATGGATAAATCCGACTTGACCGCGGTCGAACTGCCTCCACAGGTTAGTCTCTGGACGGATATCGAGTTCGTCCCGCAGGAAGACGTTCCGTACTACTTTCTGGCGGCCGACGCAGTCGTCGTGCCTTACCGCAGGCAGTTCGGTGCTCAGCGGACGAGCGGTGTCTTCCAGAAGGCCTGCGGTGCGCTCCGTCCCTTGGTCGCTCCGAACTTCGGGACGCTCGGTCGAAGAGTCACGGAGCGTGGCTTCGGAACAATTTTCGAGGCCGGGTCGCCGACTGCACTAGCCGAGTCACTCGCCGAGGTGGCACGCGGTGACACGCAGGCAGACGTGGAGTCGATGAGAGCGTATGCGAACCGACAAACGTACGAGAGAGCCGCTGAAATGGTTATACAGTCGTACGAAAAATGTTAA
- a CDS encoding nucleotide sugar dehydrogenase has protein sequence MDIAIIGGAGHVGLPMSLVLGDAGHDVTLVDTDEEKLEAILDAEMPFSEPGAKELLAEQLATDGFDATTDIDGLDCDAYVVVVGTPIDEHNNPQMDNLLDIIRKLRSQIGDGELVVLRSTVYPGTTDIVRSELEKAGHEVGEDVYLSFAPERIAQHNALEEIIGLPQLIGVFEDESYVRTRALFESFLEAECPRLTPTEAELGKLFTNMWRYLTFAAANEFYLITESFATNHDVNVHRILDKTARNYPRFDVPSPGANVGGPCLTKDGWFLVDNIPYNELVTAAFQINEGMPAQIVNSMLEKHAEPDKVTILGMTFKPNSDDTRNSVAFKLEKQLQYKGINDIVRIEPNKEGFDDWDEVKGSDWVILMTPHDEFADLQEVHRQVDNDECTYCDIWGFWEKMRYDSENGFMNALEFDFDEAQTKVL, from the coding sequence ATGGATATCGCAATCATCGGTGGGGCGGGCCACGTCGGACTCCCCATGAGTCTCGTTCTGGGAGACGCTGGACACGACGTGACACTCGTGGACACCGACGAGGAGAAACTTGAAGCGATTTTAGACGCCGAGATGCCGTTCTCCGAACCCGGTGCGAAGGAACTCCTCGCCGAGCAATTGGCTACTGACGGGTTCGACGCGACCACCGATATCGACGGTCTGGATTGCGACGCCTACGTCGTCGTCGTCGGGACGCCCATCGATGAACACAATAATCCGCAAATGGACAATCTACTGGACATCATCCGGAAGCTACGATCTCAGATCGGAGACGGGGAACTCGTCGTCCTCCGCTCGACCGTCTACCCCGGAACGACCGACATCGTTCGGAGTGAACTGGAGAAGGCCGGACACGAAGTCGGTGAAGACGTGTACTTGTCGTTCGCCCCCGAGCGCATCGCCCAGCATAATGCGCTCGAAGAAATTATCGGACTTCCGCAACTCATCGGTGTCTTCGAAGACGAGAGTTACGTCCGGACGCGCGCACTATTCGAGAGTTTCCTCGAAGCAGAATGTCCACGACTCACGCCCACCGAGGCCGAGCTAGGAAAACTCTTTACGAATATGTGGCGGTACCTAACCTTCGCGGCCGCGAACGAGTTCTACCTCATCACCGAGTCGTTTGCGACGAACCACGACGTGAACGTCCATCGAATCCTTGACAAGACCGCTCGTAACTATCCCCGATTCGATGTGCCCTCGCCCGGTGCGAACGTCGGTGGCCCCTGCCTGACGAAAGACGGCTGGTTCCTCGTCGACAACATCCCGTACAACGAACTGGTGACTGCGGCGTTCCAGATCAACGAGGGCATGCCAGCGCAGATAGTGAACAGCATGCTGGAAAAGCACGCAGAACCCGACAAGGTGACGATTCTCGGGATGACATTCAAGCCGAACTCGGACGACACTCGGAACTCGGTCGCGTTCAAACTCGAAAAGCAGTTACAGTACAAGGGTATCAACGACATTGTGAGAATCGAACCGAACAAGGAAGGCTTCGACGACTGGGACGAGGTCAAAGGGAGCGATTGGGTCATCCTGATGACGCCTCACGACGAGTTCGCCGACCTTCAGGAGGTGCATCGACAGGTGGATAACGACGAGTGTACGTACTGCGATATCTGGGGATTCTGGGAGAAGATGCGATACGACTCCGAGAACGGCTTTATGAACGCATTAGAGTTCGATTTCGACGAAGCACAAACGAAGGTGCTATGA